From the Anguilla anguilla isolate fAngAng1 chromosome 8, fAngAng1.pri, whole genome shotgun sequence genome, one window contains:
- the LOC118232963 gene encoding uncharacterized protein LOC118232963, with translation MAQSCLRYSATKKETTSKWSDIIKNSVQTATEPKHIYLLNTVKRALNKDETARRYTFGRKDPNKRNRTIMMVGETGTGKSALINRMVNYILGVEWEDKIRFEIIPDDGKRSQTESQDTEINAYEIFGLDKLSVPFSLTVIDTPGYGNTRGLDKDKNIAQNLYIFLKSSSDVQQLDAVCLVVKASQKRLSPSQKYIFDAILSNFGKNMNKNFMILITFSDWIPPLALSEYGAPLLKDENNEPVYFLFNNLSLQKFAKKYEETYKTAWDNGAESFKEFFQTLDKMEPQNLKMTENVLKEHCLLEEGVRNLESQIKVEKEKHRALEELQKSLEEHKEDMTKSNIYQNTSETRRCKWWVGICLMWGFLKNSVYIIRHAIWRLCATIYRNYRKLRGKQYEAIPETCSSKGHQKEDEERITDEDPKKDAKHKLTTEISRLEKELKDIEAVKTKLMERCYRSVLELEQLALKFDSGSTPQSILRLIEMLKEKKDTKKVEKLQMMLKKTV, from the exons ATGGCACAATCTTGCTTAAG ATACTCTgcgacaaaaaaagaaactacatCTAAGTGGTCAGACATAATTAAGAACAGTGTACAGACAGCAACAGAACCCAAACACATatacctgctgaacacagtcaAGAGAGCACTGAATAAAGATGAAACAGCCAGGAGATACACGTTTGGAAGAAAGGACCCCAACAAAAGGAACAGGACAATCATGATGGTgggagaaacaggaacagggaaGTCTGCGCTCATCAATAGAATGGTCAACTACATACTGGGTGTAGAGTGGGAAGATAAAATCAGGTTTGAAATAATCCCAGATGACGGCAAAAGGTCCCAAACTGAATCTCAAGACACTGAAATTAATGCCTATGAGATTTTTGGACTGGACAAGCTGTCTGTTCCTTTTTCCCTCACAGTCATTGATACACCAGGATATGGAAACACAAGAGGTCTGGATAAAGATAAAAACATTGCACAGAATCTGTACATATTCTTGAAATCTTCAAGTGATGTTCAACAATTAGATGCAGTTTGCCTCGTGGTGAAGGCATCTCAAAAGCGCCTAAGTCCCAGCCAGAAATACATCTTTGATGCCATTCTGTCCAACTTTgggaaaaacatgaataaaaacttCATGATTCTCATCACCTTCTCAGACTGGATACCACCTCTAGCTCTTTCTGAGTATGGTGCACCTTTACTCAAAGATGAAAACAATGAACCTGTTTACTTCCTGTTCAACAACCTTTCTCTTCAGAAGTTTGCTAAGAAATACGAAGAAACATATAAAACAGCCTGGGATAATGGAGCAGAGAGCTTCAAAGAGTTTTTTCAGACTTTAGATAAAATGGAACCGCAAAACTTGAAGATGACCGAAAACGTCTTGAAGGAACATTGTCTCCTGGAAGAGGGTGTCCGGAACTTGGAGAGTCAGATTAaagtggagaaggagaagcacaGGGCACTTGAAGAGCTGCAGAAAAGTTTGGAAGAGCACAAAGAGGACATGACGAAAAGTAACATCTATCAGAATACATCAGAGACACGCCGCTGTAAATGGTGGGTCGGTATATGCTTAATGTGGGGTTTTTTAAAGAATTCGGTATATATCATTCGCCATGCTATATGGAGATTATGTGCTACTATATATAGAAACTATAGAAAATTACGGGGCAAACAATATGAAGCCATTCCCGAAACCTGCAGCTCCAAGGGCCACCAAAAAGAAGATGAAGAAAGAATAACAGATGAGGATCCTAAAAAAGATGCCAAGCACAAACTAACCACAGAAATATCCAGACTTGAAAAAGAGCTGAAAGACATAGAGGCTGTGAAGACCAAACTGATGGAGAGGTGTTACCGGTCCGTTCTCGAGCTTGAACAGCTTGCTCTGAAGTTTGATTCAGGTTCTACTCCTCAGAGCATTCTCAGGCTGATTGAAATGCTGAAGGAGAAGAAAGACACAAAGAAGGTGGAAAAGCTGCAGATGATGCTGAAGAAGACTGTGTGA